Proteins found in one Oribacterium sp. oral taxon 102 genomic segment:
- a CDS encoding ComEA family DNA-binding protein, with product MTNKERTKRRERLRRMQTVIFVLVFLLCGAWSLWESREEKAELLYTSFASPEQFQGTANEERRVSGNSARFSGEDTKATASAANADGGGEEEVRRETKAEYSGESETEAEKRVNLNTATPEELQTLPGIGPATAKLIVEYRAQYGGFAAIEEIQNVKRIGAKTFEKLRDKICV from the coding sequence ATGACAAATAAAGAGAGAACGAAGCGGAGAGAGCGGCTTCGCAGGATGCAGACTGTTATTTTCGTGCTTGTTTTCCTGCTTTGCGGCGCATGGAGCCTTTGGGAAAGCAGAGAGGAGAAGGCGGAGCTTCTGTACACGAGCTTCGCTTCTCCGGAGCAGTTTCAAGGGACGGCGAACGAAGAGAGACGTGTGTCCGGGAACAGCGCGCGTTTCTCCGGGGAAGATACGAAGGCGACGGCTTCGGCGGCAAACGCCGACGGAGGAGGCGAAGAGGAGGTGCGGCGGGAAACGAAGGCGGAGTACAGCGGTGAGAGCGAAACCGAAGCGGAAAAACGCGTAAATTTGAATACCGCGACGCCGGAGGAGCTGCAAACGCTGCCGGGCATCGGCCCTGCGACGGCGAAGCTTATTGTGGAATATCGGGCACAGTACGGCGGCTTCGCGGCGATCGAGGAGATTCAGAATGTGAAGCGGATCGGTGCGAAGACCTTCGAGAAGCTTCGGGACAAAATCTGCGTTTAG